From the genome of Pelobacter propionicus DSM 2379, one region includes:
- a CDS encoding type II toxin-antitoxin system Phd/YefM family antitoxin: protein MRTISISNDIIPIAEFKTNISKWFKILQTSRHPLIITQNSKPAGVLLSASDYDELVYRKSFLDSVERGISDVENGRTQTTGELRKTLQARRSAGNP from the coding sequence TTGAGAACTATTTCAATCAGTAATGACATTATTCCAATTGCAGAATTTAAAACCAATATTTCCAAGTGGTTCAAAATACTTCAGACATCCAGACATCCGCTTATCATTACCCAAAACAGCAAACCAGCTGGTGTACTGTTGTCCGCTTCGGATTACGATGAATTGGTATACCGGAAATCATTTCTAGATTCTGTTGAGAGGGGGATTTCGGACGTTGAAAACGGCCGCACCCAAACGACTGGCGAACTACGAAAGACGCTGCAAGCCCGAAGAAGTGCGGGCAATCCATGA
- a CDS encoding type II toxin-antitoxin system RelE/ParE family toxin translates to MNITWSQEAGENLADTEEFIARDSPERAARFVDAIIDHAEAILADNPRSGRTVPEIGNPDIRELIYRGYRVVYRLNGDRIDILTVFEGHRLLRLNESGD, encoded by the coding sequence ATGAACATAACCTGGTCACAGGAAGCTGGTGAAAATCTAGCAGATACAGAGGAGTTCATTGCACGCGATAGTCCGGAGCGCGCTGCCCGGTTTGTAGATGCCATTATTGACCACGCTGAAGCAATTCTGGCTGACAATCCGAGAAGCGGGAGGACTGTGCCAGAAATAGGTAATCCTGACATACGAGAGCTTATTTACCGAGGATATCGCGTTGTTTACCGATTGAATGGTGATCGAATCGACATACTTACCGTTTTTGAAGGGCATCGGCTATTGCGACTGAATGAGTCAGGCGATTAG
- a CDS encoding IS4-like element ISPepr3 family transposase produces the protein MRPFKRLKQRRKARAFKLLLTPVFERFKSDKQLESRGYRPLQMTFDDQLKALIFYHLEEFSSGSELLQALEQNDFAKECVAPPKGIKKSAFFEAINNRGLEQLSEVFGHLVKQAGKVLPAEYAHLGNLVSIDGSLIDAVLSMEWADYRSGSKKAKAHVGFDINRGIPRKIYLSDGKEGERPFVDKIIDKGETGVMDRGYQSHDHFDKWQAAEKFFVCRIRENTIKIVIRENAVNPDSIIFYDRIVMLGTKGVNQTEKELRLVGYRVDGKDYWIATNRYDLTAEQVAEVYKLRWNIETFFGWWKRHLKVYHLIARSKYGLMVQLLGGLITYLLLAIYCREQHNEPVSITRVRELRNQIANEAAEELEQKRMRTQQKSHKNKLLKKKRRHAKT, from the coding sequence ATGCGACCTTTCAAGCGACTGAAACAACGACGAAAAGCACGTGCTTTCAAATTGCTTCTTACCCCGGTTTTTGAGAGATTCAAGTCCGATAAACAACTTGAATCCAGGGGGTACCGCCCGTTGCAAATGACCTTTGATGATCAGCTAAAGGCCCTGATTTTCTATCACCTTGAAGAGTTTTCTTCCGGGAGCGAACTGCTGCAGGCTCTGGAACAGAATGACTTTGCCAAGGAGTGCGTTGCTCCCCCCAAGGGGATCAAAAAGAGCGCCTTCTTCGAGGCGATCAATAACCGTGGCCTTGAGCAGCTAAGTGAGGTATTCGGACATCTGGTCAAGCAAGCAGGCAAAGTGCTTCCGGCCGAATACGCTCACCTTGGCAACCTGGTATCCATAGATGGCTCTTTGATTGATGCTGTGCTGTCCATGGAATGGGCTGATTACCGAAGCGGCTCAAAGAAGGCCAAGGCTCATGTCGGCTTCGATATCAACCGGGGCATTCCCAGGAAGATATACCTCAGCGACGGTAAAGAGGGTGAGCGCCCCTTTGTTGACAAGATCATCGACAAAGGCGAAACCGGCGTTATGGATCGCGGGTATCAGTCCCATGACCACTTTGACAAGTGGCAGGCCGCCGAGAAGTTCTTTGTCTGTCGTATCAGGGAGAATACGATCAAGATAGTCATCAGAGAGAATGCCGTCAATCCTGACAGTATTATCTTCTATGACCGGATCGTAATGCTCGGCACCAAAGGCGTAAACCAGACTGAGAAAGAACTGCGCCTTGTTGGTTACCGTGTTGACGGTAAAGATTACTGGATCGCTACCAACAGGTACGACCTGACCGCTGAACAAGTCGCCGAAGTCTATAAGCTCCGCTGGAACATCGAGACCTTCTTTGGCTGGTGGAAACGCCATCTCAAGGTGTACCACCTGATCGCCAGGAGCAAGTACGGGCTGATGGTCCAGCTTCTTGGCGGCCTTATAACCTATCTGCTTCTTGCTATTTACTGCCGGGAGCAGCACAACGAACCAGTCAGCATCACTCGGGTACGGGAATTACGCAACCAAATCGCCAATGAGGCAGCAGAAGAACTAGAGCAAAAACGGATGCGAACACAGCAAAAATCCCACAAAAACAAACTTTTAAAGAAAAAACGACGACATGCAAAGACCTAA
- a CDS encoding addiction module antidote protein, whose amino-acid sequence MKHMTDYESDLHEWLKSPENAAAYLNAVLEEGDKSAMLLALREVAQANGGMTAIAERSHVKRESLYQMLSKRGNPELTSLFNVLHGMGRTITILCFCLVGPSPFNFCLVSRADPSGTLWRCNPLWQVFLQLFSFSSASPHF is encoded by the coding sequence ATGAAACATATGACCGACTACGAATCCGACCTTCATGAATGGCTGAAATCCCCAGAAAATGCCGCTGCATATCTGAATGCGGTTTTGGAGGAGGGTGACAAATCAGCGATGCTGCTAGCCTTGCGGGAAGTGGCGCAGGCTAATGGCGGCATGACGGCAATTGCCGAAAGATCACATGTAAAACGTGAGAGTCTTTACCAGATGCTTTCCAAACGTGGTAATCCAGAACTAACCAGCCTCTTTAATGTTCTTCATGGTATGGGACGGACCATTACCATACTCTGTTTCTGCCTGGTTGGACCCTCGCCCTTTAATTTTTGTCTCGTGTCAAGGGCTGACCCCTCTGGGACTCTTTGGCGGTGCAACCCTCTATGGCAAGTATTTTTACAACTGTTTTCCTTTTCCTCAGCTTCTCCACATTTTTAA
- a CDS encoding MBL fold metallo-hydrolase produces MNDWFTIDQVDKETYIISEYRHWEETHCYLLNGSEYSLLIDTGLGICNIYNEVINLTDKQIAAVATHIHWDHIGDHKYFPDFYAHEEELNWLSGEFPLTMEQIKEMVVDRCDLPEGYDVNNYEFFQGTPTKVLKDNDVIDMGNRCIQVLHTPGHSPGHMCFWEKERGYLFTGDLVYKDTLFAYFPSTDPKAYLTSLERISTLPVKRVLPAHHSLKIQPEILIRMRDAFRQLQNEGKLHHGNGTFNYGDWSVWL; encoded by the coding sequence ATGAATGATTGGTTTACAATAGATCAGGTTGACAAGGAAACTTATATCATCAGCGAATACCGCCACTGGGAGGAAACGCATTGTTATCTCCTGAATGGTTCTGAGTACAGTCTGCTGATTGATACAGGTCTTGGAATCTGTAATATCTATAATGAGGTCATCAATCTGACTGACAAGCAGATTGCTGCCGTAGCCACTCACATTCACTGGGATCATATTGGCGACCATAAATACTTTCCAGACTTTTACGCTCATGAAGAGGAACTAAATTGGCTCAGTGGAGAATTTCCTTTGACGATGGAGCAGATTAAAGAAATGGTCGTTGACCGCTGTGACCTACCGGAAGGTTATGATGTAAACAACTATGAGTTCTTTCAGGGTACGCCAACAAAGGTGCTGAAGGACAATGATGTGATTGACATGGGAAACCGCTGTATTCAGGTTCTGCATACGCCGGGCCATTCGCCAGGGCATATGTGCTTCTGGGAAAAGGAGCGCGGTTATCTTTTTACCGGAGACTTGGTTTATAAAGACACACTATTTGCCTACTTTCCGTCCACCGATCCAAAAGCGTACCTCACCTCTCTAGAACGTATATCGACTCTGCCGGTAAAGCGTGTGTTACCAGCACATCACAGCTTGAAGATTCAACCTGAGATTTTGATTCGAATGCGTGACGCTTTTCGGCAGTTGCAAAATGAGGGCAAATTGCATCATGGCAACGGAACATTTAACTACGGAGATTGGAGTGTTTGGCTATAA